The nucleotide sequence AGTTTCAAGTAAAATAGGAATGCTAACTTTTTCATGACACATTGACCCACTTCTCATGGTTACTTTCATGGATTCGTGGAATTTAATCATACTTATTACATCACACTTTATTGTAACTAACAAAATGGCAATTTGCGAAAAGTACAATGCAATGGTAAAGAGATGACAAGTTTCTTTAGATGTTCAAACCTTTCACTTCTACCTTTCAAGCCAGAAAGATTTGGATTGAAGTAAACCTCATATGATCTGCTTTGCATATGCTACAAAAGCAATTTTGCAACTAAGGCTAAACCCAATACAGAACATCCCGAATTTGCTTAAAGTTGTGCCcatcttttctgtctgtctgccagttAGCGCCCTGCTCTCTAAACCTGAGTGCCTCACTTGCAGCCAACCTGGTGTTATATACTTAATCCACATGTATTAACTCTGTCTGGTGGGGTGTGTCAGGTGGTGGagaatacacagacacatataacTGAACTGTGTCTGCTGTAGTTCAAATTAGATGCCACAGAAATATCCTTCAACCTTTCTCTTAAGCCTGTTACAACCCTAATCCCCCACAGTCACCCCTCCACCCTTCCTGTTCATTCGCTTGCTGTAATTCCCTGAGTGGTGAAATGCAAATCTGTACTGCAGGGCTCACTAAGCAGCTTTCAGTGCCTTGTTCCTGAAAAAACATGGAACTGCCACAAGGCCAAACACTACAgttaaaaattgtatttttttgccCTATATTATGAGGTTCAGGAGTTTCAGATTGTTGAAATATTGCCCTGATCGTGACCTTTTTAATGCTGAATTTTATTCATGCATATGCATAATGAGTACTACAGTCCAAAGTCAGTTTAAGAACCTTATCTCTTTGCTTTAATAATTCATTTGCATTGTGTAGCTAGTTTACAACTACTCCAGTAAAGATGTCATTCAATAAGGCTCATAAGAactgtcatttgttttaattggattttaaagctttaaaaagctgcaagagaacacatttttttctcacatcCTTCCACATTGTTTGCATGAATGCATATACAGGATAGTTCAGATCACAGCAAGCAGGCTGACAAGAGGCCTTGTAACTGTGGTGTAGCTCCTTTTGTGCTGCCACCTCATCGCCACACTGGCCCACTATAGATCCACATAATTTGGAGAATTTCACTCGATGGGTGACAGTAAAGAGCGAGTAGCTGCAAGGCTTAAAGTCCATTGATGGTAATTGACACCCATGGGGCACAGATCTGCCCTAGAGTCATTTGCACGCTGCTTAATCTTCAATGGACACACAGTGAAAATGACAAAGCCCATTACCACAATTACCTCCACAGTATGGCTGACAACCATTCTGGATCCAGCATGTAGACAAGAAAGGCAGGGCTTTCTCTCACTAGTTTCTAAATGTTACTGGTTTGCTTTTTTAGTTACTGTAATGTAACtgtaaaggttaaataaatcTAAGCCATTACAAGTTCATTTGAATCCTTCCTTACTTTACAGTGTGATATTTGAAGTCACTTTCTTATGTTGACAAAGCCCAGCAGTGCACTGCTCCACTCAGGAACATATTCTTTGTTAAAAGGTCCACCATGAACTCTACTGTACTATGTTAATTTAGCAATTTTACACAAGATATGGTTAGACTCTTAGCTAACCAGCAATACCTAAAACGGGCAAAATACAACTATCTTTTTATCCATCCTGATTCACTTTTTTAACAGCTTCCTAAAACTCTTATGGATATGAAACTGAGAAATTCAGTGAAACAGAATGCTGAATGGAGACAGAATATTGAACTGATTCTGGGGGGACTACTTATCTGAAATCAGCAGTACTGAAAAGATAATTATTGCATTTAATCACAGACTGAAAAGAATCTGTAGCAAGGATATTCATTTATGCAACATTATCTTACAGACAGAATAGCAAAATTATTGAAGTGTTATTAGGAAATGATAGTGCGCTACACAATAGTGCCAAAACACAATGCactgctttttttcctctcttaaTGTGTCATCTAACCTCACATGCTAACAGTGTGTTGGTAAGACTTACAGCAGCTCCATAATCATTGCAAAATCATAGAGCAAAttgttgtgtttcattttgtaaaagGAGATGCATTAACCATGGTGGTATATTCATAATTTCTTCTTTCCCTAAGTGTGAACAGCAACTCATCATGGAGCCTCTGAGAGTAGTTCTagctacagtaccagtcaaaagtttggacacaccttctcattcaagtgaCTAGGGAGGTGTGTCCAAAATTATTCAGTTTTGTGAACAATGTGATTACAAATCTCTTTTTTGTATCACAGACTGATTACCTTGCTTGACCGAGACAAATCTTTTATTAGCAGCTTGGAAAACTACTTGTGGATGACTCTCCTCAAGGTCAAACAGCTCATCTTTTCCAGGCTTGGAGCATCGGCCAGATCGCAGCGTTCCTGTGGGACCCACTGGGGACAGATATTTGCCATCACAGTCCTTAAAGGCTAACTTGCCAGATTTCAGCTCCAATGTGAAACTAGTAGTATTGGTGTTCTCCTTCACAAGTTTGCCATCATTGCGGAGGAAACGGCTGTCACAGGTCTTCAGGCTGTACTTGCCATCCAGGTACACCAAGGTGACCAGAGAGTCCACCCCCCAGGGAATGTTGCTGTCCACTGAGATCTCTCCATCTGAAGCAGACAGATGGGCATAGCGCTTTCGTGCCACACTGAGCAGGCTGGCCTGTGGGTGTAAAGCCAAATGGACGGCCCACAACTCTTGTTCCCCAATGGCCTGAGCAAAGCAGGACAGGTAGTCAGCCGAGCCTCCAAAGTAACGCAGGTAAGGCTCTGATTGGAGTGCCCAACGACCATCCGATTGGGGCACAATAAGGAAACGACAGTCAGGGTCAGGCTTCTCTGCCCCACATGTGATCTTCCCATCTTTGTCAGAGGCCAGATAGCGTCCCAGATGGCTGCGGAGGAACACTACTTGGCCATCTTGCTCATCCTGCTCCAAGGTCCAgatctgtttcttcttcatacTGATGCCTGAGGCATTCACCTTGAAGCCAAAGGCCTCAGCTGTCAAATAGCGGTTCTCATAGTTGATGAGGCCAAACTGCAGCTTCAGGGCCCTGTTAAttccgtttgtgggcatgcttGACCAGGCCACACGTTAAGATTGCAAGTAAAGAGGTTTAGGACAAACAAGGGAAAGGGTAATATGCGAAAGCAGACATGagactaaaaagaaaaaaataaaattcttgACTTCTCCACTTCTTCCGTCTCTCAAGTTGTAAATTAGCTCCACTTATCTCCCTTGATGAGTTGTTTTGTGTTCCTTCCTTCTCctgtcactttctctctctccccagaGGGCATGCACAGTCACTTGCTCTCAGTTCCTTAATGAGTTAGGATTAAAATCAGCAGGACACAGCACCTCAATCCAACAAGCCGCTGACGTCACATACCAGTGCACCAACCACGaatctcccctcctccctctccttccccgGTACATACTCAGCGCAGCTTCATTCTCTATCTCTTACATATCTTCCATTAACTctcatttcttccttttcttctctgtccttGTCTTCCTTCCCTGTAACCCCCACTGACACACTCATTTGTCAGCCTCGCCCCCTATTGGTTCTCACTCACATATTTAGGACCATATACTAACAGCCACACCATCCTACTCTAGGATTATCCTTGCTTTGATCTGCTGGTGAGCCACAGCCTAATTGGAAAATGTCCAGGGAGTAAAGGTGCTTTTGGTTGCCCCCCATGGCTTCTCCCTCTCCTGTGATTCCCTtttcaaactgattttgtgTAAGATTAATTGAGTTTGTCATGCGTTGGTTTGTGTAAATATAAGCACAACTTTTCTACCCATGAATAAGCAAGCTCCTTGTTAAAGACTTGATGTAAAGATTAAAATTGCATTAACAAAGAGCCTCTTTCACATTGCATTGGACCAGGGTTAATGTACATGGTTGACTGATTTGGAAGCATATTCTTAGCTTCCAAAACACTACAAAGGTTTCTTTATGAAGGTATGCCACATGCAGTTTCAACATAGCAACATTATGTTTGCTCCAAGTCTTcagatatatttaaatttgtgaAGTCAGTGAGCTTAGCTAAGAGGAATTTGAATAGCACACATTTGAATGAACATGCATTGCCCATTTGCCTTTCCTTCACTTTCACTTTGGTTGATTCTAAACCTTGGTCTTTCTAATCCTTCCAGACCCTCTTCTGTTATTCTGACTGTCAATTGATAAGAGGGGACGCAACTCCATGTCCCATGACCTTTGTCACAGTGCATACTAAGATCAACCTTTGTAAGAGCATTACCACCCTCTTTTACCAAGGTTCCTGTGGATGCTGAGGGTAATGCCATGGAGATCTGTATAATGTAAATACCACCTTACAAAACTGTGTGATTTTAAACTATAGTACTGCGCAAAACCCTTAGGCTATTATTTCTGCTTAATACTCTTTAATGGCAAGTACTCTCATCTGTTAGCCCTGACAGTTCCGAGTGATTAGCAAAGTGATCCCAGAACACCATGGGGCTAACACTCTAATGTTAATCTTAGGACAAAGGTTAGTTATAGCCCAATGCTAAATATAAGGTGTTTGTGCAGAATAAACATAGGCTATGTAGGATATTGATGTGTGTCTAGAGGGACTTAAAGGACTGTATCCCTCTCATGGGAGTTAGATTCTCACTGTCACACAGGATGAGGAGTTCAGTATCTGGAAAGAACTTGGAGCAGAACCACTGAAGCTACTTGTTGAAAGGAACCAGTTCAGGTGGTTCAGGCATCTAATCAGGATACTTCACAGACCCCTTCCTATGGAGGTATTCCAGGCTAACTGGGAGGTCCAGAGCACATTAGAAGTGAAAAGGCCGAATTACACTTGAAAATGAATTAGCTTGTATGTGTCATCCAGCCATGTCTGATGGCAAAActgtttatagttgttctgaaAGGCAGTGTGAGAAGACTGCCGGTCTGTTCTTATGTGTGAATGGTGTGATTAAAAAGCCAAACAATAAAGACCTTCACACCTTCATGTTAACTCCAACCTATCCATCATTCACAAAGATTTCTTTTGTGagcaaaacattattttcaatgTGTTTCCACCCAATGGTCACTGGGTGGCAGCATTGTCTTTTTACCAGTGAACAGTTCTGGTTTACTATTACAGATGAAGTCAATTGTCATATAGATCTAGATAAAGTCACTACAGTGACATCCTGCAGTTGAAATACTTTTCAGGGTATTATTGTAGAAAGGATCCTAACTTCATTCATTTGTCTGTTTGCCATCTGTCCATCCGCCCAATTTTGTTCATGGTCATAGTTGGATGGTAAGTCTCCAGCTATCAATGACCTTGAGATATAAGACACAGTACTGACATGGCCAATAGTATTGTGTAGTTTTGAAACCTACATTTTATACCTGGCAGTCCATGCTGATGGAATATACTAATTGATTAACCAGATGTATCAGCAAAAATGCATCAGCAAAATTTCAGAAAGTGGCACTTCACAAATTCTACATCTCAACATACTTTACAGTCTGTGGTAACAGTTgtataatgaattgttttctgtggCACTGGAGGAGCTTTGTAAAGTCTTGGAGAACAATTTAAGTGAGATCTCTTTAGTAATCTTGGTCTGGGCTTAGAAAATTTTAACGGGAAGCCTGCATCACAAAAGTGGTTGTTTGGAATTTGAAAGACATGAGTGTTTACCTGGCAGGGGGGTCTAACAAAAGACACTATTGAGCTGCACAATGGAAAGTGTAGTATCTGAACTTTTTGCTtgatatattttctttaaaaacagtttttaaatactgtatatcatcaCATTTGGAACTTAATATAATATAACGAAATCAGACATTCTTAAATTTATGTCAGCTCTTCAATTGCTGGAGAATTTTGTGACTTATCACAAATTAGGAAGGGTTAACACATTGTGTGTGATACTAATTCACCGTATTGACCATTTTATTAGTGCAGCCACATTACAACTtcttt is from Thunnus maccoyii chromosome 18, fThuMac1.1, whole genome shotgun sequence and encodes:
- the fscn2a gene encoding fascin-2a isoform X2, producing the protein MPTNGINRALKLQFGLINYENRYLTAEAFGFKVNASGISMKKKQIWTLEQDEQDGQVVFLRSHLGRYLASDKDGKITCGAEKPDPDCRFLIVPQSDGRWALQSEPYLRYFGGSADYLSCFAQAIGEQELWAVHLALHPQASLLSVARKRYAHLSASDGEISVDSNIPWGVDSLVTLVYLDGKYSLKTCDSRFLRNDGKLVKENTNTTSFTLELKSGKLAFKDCDGKYLSPVGPTGTLRSGRCSKPGKDELFDLEESHPQVVFQAANKRFVSVKQGVSISANQDVETDMETFQMEIDKETKKSMFRTNGGSYWTLVTHGEIQSTATEVEVNTMFDIEWLGQRVALKASNGKYVCTKKNGQLSAVSDTVGDDELFLMKLINRPMLILRGENGFVCHHKNSNTLDANRSVYDIFSLIFNDGAYNVKSVNEKFWYVSSSGLVCSDGEKPEDFFLEFLEHGRIAIKGSNGKYLRGDQGGTLMGDGPTVDASSLWEY
- the fscn2a gene encoding fascin-2a isoform X1 encodes the protein MPTNGINRALKLQFGLINYENRYLTAEAFGFKVNASGISMKKKQIWTLEQDEQDGQVVFLRSHLGRYLASDKDGKITCGAEKPDPDCRFLIVPQSDGRWALQSEPYLRYFGGSADYLSCFAQAIGEQELWAVHLALHPQASLLSVARKRYAHLSASDGEISVDSNIPWGVDSLVTLVYLDGKYSLKTCDSRFLRNDGKLVKENTNTTSFTLELKSGKLAFKDCDGKYLSPVGPTGTLRSGRCSKPGKDELFDLEESHPQVVFQAANKRFVSVKQGVSISANQDVETDMETFQMEIDKETKKSMFRTNGGSYWTLVTHGEIQSTATEVEVNTMFDIEWLGQRVALKASNGKYVCTKKNGQLSAVSDTVGKYLQASHLKFNVVFYLSFFSGDDELFLMKLINRPMLILRGENGFVCHHKNSNTLDANRSVYDIFSLIFNDGAYNVKSVNEKFWYVSSSGLVCSDGEKPEDFFLEFLEHGRIAIKGSNGKYLRGDQGGTLMGDGPTVDASSLWEY